A DNA window from Citrobacter tructae contains the following coding sequences:
- a CDS encoding ABC transporter substrate-binding protein yields MRYCLLCLGLLFSPLTTFAQDDSWQQVKNEAHGQTVWFNAWGGDNAVNQYLDWVSSEMKTHYAINLKIVRLADAADAVKRIQTEATSGRKTGGSVDLLWVNGENFRTLKEANLLQTQWAQTLPNWRYVDTLQPVSEDFSIPTEGAESPWGGAQLTFIAERNITEQPPQTPQALLAFAKTHPGTVTYPRPPDFTGTAFLEQLLITLTTQPQALKIAPDSATFAEVTAPLWQYLDALHPFLWREGKDFPPTPARMDALLNNGVLRLSLTFNPAHAQQKVAHSELPKNSYSFGFSQGMIGNVHFVTIPANASAKAGAKVVANFLLSPEAQLRKADPTYWGDPSVLEPQKLPAAQREALQARIPKGLPAVLPEPHAAWVNALEQEWLRRYGTH; encoded by the coding sequence ATGCGTTACTGCTTATTGTGCCTGGGTTTGCTGTTTTCTCCGCTGACGACCTTCGCGCAGGACGACAGCTGGCAGCAAGTCAAAAATGAAGCCCATGGTCAGACGGTGTGGTTCAACGCCTGGGGGGGTGATAATGCAGTGAACCAGTATCTCGACTGGGTGAGCAGCGAGATGAAAACGCATTACGCCATTAACCTGAAAATTGTGCGTCTGGCCGATGCCGCCGACGCGGTAAAGCGTATTCAAACGGAGGCAACTTCTGGGCGTAAAACCGGCGGCTCCGTCGATTTACTGTGGGTGAATGGCGAAAATTTCCGTACGCTAAAAGAAGCAAACCTGCTGCAAACCCAGTGGGCGCAAACGCTACCCAACTGGCGCTATGTTGATACCCTGCAGCCTGTCAGCGAAGACTTCTCCATCCCAACGGAGGGTGCCGAGTCACCGTGGGGCGGCGCGCAGCTAACTTTTATCGCCGAACGTAATATTACCGAACAACCGCCGCAAACCCCGCAGGCATTGCTGGCGTTTGCTAAAACACATCCCGGTACGGTGACCTACCCGCGCCCGCCTGACTTTACCGGAACGGCTTTTCTCGAGCAGTTACTGATTACGCTCACCACGCAGCCGCAAGCGCTGAAAATAGCGCCCGATAGCGCGACGTTCGCTGAAGTTACCGCCCCGCTGTGGCAGTATCTGGACGCGCTGCATCCTTTTTTATGGCGTGAAGGGAAAGATTTCCCCCCCACACCCGCGCGAATGGACGCGCTGCTGAATAACGGCGTGCTGCGTTTATCGCTGACCTTTAACCCCGCGCATGCCCAACAAAAAGTGGCCCACAGTGAATTACCCAAAAACAGCTACAGCTTTGGTTTTTCGCAAGGAATGATTGGCAATGTGCATTTTGTCACTATTCCGGCGAACGCCAGCGCCAAGGCTGGGGCAAAAGTCGTCGCTAATTTCTTGCTTTCTCCTGAGGCGCAACTGCGGAAAGCAGACCCCACTTACTGGGGTGACCCTTCGGTTCTCGAACCGCAAAAATTACCCGCCGCTCAGCGTGAAGCGTTGCAGGCGCGGATCCCAAAAGGACTCCCCGCTGTACTTCCTGAACCGCATGCGGCCTGGGTAAACGCATTGGAACAAGAATGGCTACGCCGTTACGGTACGCATTAA
- a CDS encoding TVP38/TMEM64 family protein yields MKLNKTHVVRYCRAGLVILLLLALMSWAWVPGVSDFIAHSLAAFATVDPHAIENLIRSYGAQAAVVSFCLMVLQAIIAPLPAFVITFANASLFGAFWGGVLSWSSAMAGAALCFFIARIFGRSTVEKLTGKTVLNSMDAFFERYGKHTILVCRLLPFVPFDPVSYAAGLTSIRFRHFFLATGMGQLPATIVYSWAGSLLTGGTFWFVTGLFVLFALTVVISVVRSLYLERHGKHS; encoded by the coding sequence ATGAAGCTGAATAAAACGCACGTCGTACGATATTGCCGGGCCGGGCTGGTTATCCTGCTACTACTGGCGCTGATGTCCTGGGCATGGGTGCCTGGCGTCAGTGATTTTATCGCTCACAGCCTGGCGGCATTCGCAACAGTTGACCCACACGCCATTGAAAATCTTATTCGATCATACGGTGCTCAGGCTGCGGTGGTGTCGTTTTGCTTGATGGTCTTACAGGCCATTATTGCCCCGCTCCCGGCGTTTGTGATCACTTTTGCCAATGCGTCATTGTTCGGCGCATTTTGGGGGGGCGTTCTCTCCTGGAGCAGCGCGATGGCAGGCGCGGCGTTATGTTTTTTTATCGCCCGTATCTTTGGCCGTAGCACGGTGGAAAAACTGACCGGGAAAACTGTGCTGAACAGCATGGACGCCTTTTTTGAGCGCTACGGCAAACACACAATTCTGGTCTGTCGCCTGTTACCTTTCGTTCCCTTTGACCCGGTAAGCTATGCCGCCGGTCTGACCTCGATCCGCTTTCGTCATTTTTTCCTCGCCACCGGCATGGGTCAGTTGCCCGCAACCATCGTCTATTCCTGGGCCGGAAGCCTGCTAACCGGAGGAACGTTCTGGTTCGTGACCGGGTTGTTTGTGCTGTTTGCACTGACGGTAGTGATTTCCGTGGTGAGAAGTCTTTATCTTGAGCGGCACGGGAAACACTCCTGA
- a CDS encoding TVP38/TMEM64 family protein, producing MGVFHYSGLSGLITHFQHLQDLIRQSGMFGYALYILLFIVAALCLIPGSVLVIVGGILFGPVMGTLVSLFAATVASALSFLLARWLGRDLLLKYVGHTTIFQAIEKGIAQSGIDFLIFTRLVPLFPYNIQNYAYGLTTISFWSFTVISAVTTLPGLFIYTLMSHELASEGITLTFMVKLSIAGFILFALVQAVKAWARVKRIVPSTNGELADKS from the coding sequence GTGGGCGTTTTCCATTATTCCGGCCTGAGCGGCCTGATAACCCATTTCCAACATTTACAAGACCTCATCCGCCAGAGCGGCATGTTCGGTTACGCGCTGTACATTCTGCTGTTTATCGTTGCGGCGCTGTGTTTGATCCCCGGCAGCGTTCTGGTGATTGTCGGCGGCATCCTGTTTGGCCCGGTGATGGGAACCCTTGTTTCCCTGTTTGCAGCCACCGTTGCCTCGGCGCTGTCATTTCTGCTGGCCCGCTGGCTGGGTCGCGATCTGCTGCTGAAATATGTCGGACATACGACAATCTTTCAGGCCATCGAAAAAGGCATTGCCCAAAGCGGGATCGATTTTCTGATTTTCACCCGACTGGTGCCGTTGTTCCCATACAACATTCAAAATTATGCCTATGGGTTAACTACCATCTCATTCTGGTCGTTTACTGTCATTTCTGCGGTCACTACCTTACCCGGTCTGTTTATCTATACGCTGATGTCGCATGAGCTCGCCAGCGAAGGCATCACCCTGACATTTATGGTTAAACTCAGTATTGCTGGCTTCATTTTATTCGCCCTGGTACAGGCGGTAAAAGCCTGGGCCCGCGTGAAGCGCATCGTTCCCTCTACCAACGGTGAGTTAGCTGATAAATCATGA
- the xthA gene encoding exodeoxyribonuclease III — MKFVSFNINGLRARPHQLAAIVEKHQPDVIGLQETKVHDDMFPLEEVAKLGYNVFYHGQKGHYGVALLTKETPISVRRGFPGDGEEAQRRIIMAEIPSPLGSITVINGYFPQGESRDHETKFPAKAAFYQNLQNYLETELKRDNPVLIMGDMNISPTDLDIGIGEENRKRWLRTGKCSFLPEEREWMERLLGWGLVDTYRHAYPEKNDQFSWFDYRSKGFDDNRGLRIDLLLASNPLAERCEETGIDYEIRSMEKPSDHAPVWAKFRV; from the coding sequence ATGAAATTTGTCTCTTTTAATATCAACGGCCTGCGTGCCCGTCCTCATCAACTGGCAGCCATTGTCGAAAAACATCAACCGGATGTGATTGGCTTACAGGAGACAAAAGTTCACGACGACATGTTCCCTCTCGAAGAGGTGGCGAAGCTGGGTTACAACGTTTTCTATCACGGTCAGAAAGGCCATTACGGCGTCGCGCTACTGACGAAAGAAACGCCGATCTCGGTGCGCCGTGGCTTCCCTGGTGATGGTGAAGAAGCGCAGCGTCGTATCATCATGGCGGAAATTCCGTCCCCCCTGGGCAGCATTACCGTAATCAACGGTTATTTCCCGCAAGGTGAAAGCCGTGACCATGAAACCAAATTCCCGGCCAAAGCCGCGTTTTATCAGAACTTACAGAACTACCTCGAGACTGAACTGAAGCGCGATAATCCAGTGCTAATCATGGGTGATATGAATATCAGCCCCACCGATCTGGATATCGGCATTGGCGAAGAGAACCGCAAACGCTGGCTGCGTACCGGTAAATGTTCCTTCCTGCCAGAAGAACGCGAGTGGATGGAACGCCTGCTAGGCTGGGGCCTGGTGGATACATACCGTCACGCATATCCTGAAAAAAACGACCAGTTCTCATGGTTTGATTACCGTTCGAAAGGCTTTGACGATAACCGTGGCCTGCGTATCGATCTGCTGCTGGCGAGCAACCCGCTGGCAGAACGCTGCGAAGAAACCGGTATCGACTATGAAATCCGCAGCATGGAAAAACCGTCCGACCACGCGCCGGTATGGGCTAAATTCCGCGTCTGA
- the astC gene encoding aspartate aminotransferase family protein, translating to MSLSVTRENFDEWMMPVYAPAPFVPVRGEGSRLWDQQGKEYIDFAGGIAVNALGHAHPALREALNDQAGKFWHTGNGYTNEPVLRLAKKLIDATFAERVFFCNSGAEANEAALKLARKYAHDRFGTQKSGIVAFKNAFHGRTLFTVTAGGQPAYSQDFAPLPPDIHHAVYNDLDSASQLIDDTTCAVIVEPVQGEGGVVPATKAFLQGLRELCDRHNALLIFDEVQTGVGRTGELYAYMHYGVTPDLLTTAKALGGGFPIGALLATEHCASVMTVGTHGTTYGGNPLASAVAGKLLDIVNTPEILNGVKQRHDWFVERINAINERFGLFSEIRGLGLLIGCVLNTEFAGKAKLISQEAASAGVMVLIAGGNVVRFAPALNVSEEEIATGLDRFALACERIKAGGSS from the coding sequence ATGTCTCTGTCAGTTACGCGTGAAAATTTTGATGAATGGATGATGCCCGTATACGCTCCGGCTCCTTTTGTTCCGGTTCGCGGCGAAGGTTCACGTCTGTGGGATCAGCAGGGTAAAGAGTATATCGATTTCGCGGGAGGCATTGCGGTTAACGCGCTGGGTCATGCACACCCGGCTTTGCGGGAAGCATTAAACGACCAGGCAGGTAAATTTTGGCATACAGGAAATGGCTACACCAACGAGCCGGTGCTGCGTTTGGCGAAAAAGCTGATTGATGCCACCTTTGCCGAGCGCGTCTTCTTCTGTAACTCCGGGGCAGAGGCCAACGAAGCGGCATTAAAACTGGCTCGTAAGTACGCCCACGATCGTTTTGGCACGCAGAAAAGCGGCATCGTTGCGTTTAAAAATGCCTTCCATGGCCGCACGCTGTTTACCGTCACCGCCGGTGGTCAACCCGCGTATTCGCAGGATTTTGCGCCATTGCCGCCGGATATCCACCATGCGGTATATAACGATCTCGACTCTGCCAGCCAGCTGATTGATGACACTACCTGTGCGGTGATTGTTGAGCCTGTTCAGGGCGAGGGCGGCGTAGTGCCTGCAACAAAAGCCTTTTTGCAGGGGCTGCGCGAATTATGCGATCGCCACAATGCGCTGCTGATTTTTGATGAAGTGCAGACCGGCGTGGGGCGTACCGGCGAACTGTATGCCTATATGCACTACGGCGTCACGCCGGATCTGCTGACCACCGCCAAAGCGCTGGGCGGCGGGTTTCCTATCGGTGCGCTGCTGGCGACCGAACATTGTGCGAGCGTCATGACGGTCGGTACACATGGCACGACTTACGGCGGTAACCCGCTGGCTTCTGCGGTGGCCGGGAAACTGCTGGATATCGTCAACACGCCGGAAATCCTCAATGGTGTAAAACAGCGTCACGACTGGTTTGTGGAGCGTATTAACGCCATTAACGAACGTTTTGGATTGTTTAGTGAAATTCGCGGACTCGGCCTGCTGATCGGCTGTGTGCTCAATACGGAGTTTGCCGGTAAAGCGAAGCTTATCTCGCAAGAGGCGGCTAGCGCTGGCGTGATGGTGCTGATTGCTGGTGGTAACGTGGTGCGTTTTGCCCCTGCGCTGAACGTCAGCGAAGAAGAGATTGCCACCGGACTGGATCGCTTTGCGCTGGCCTGCGAACGTATTAAAGCTGGAGGTTCATCATGA
- the astA gene encoding arginine N-succinyltransferase, producing the protein MMVIRPIERADITALMQLASKTGGGLTSLPANEATLMARIERSLQTWQGELPKSEQGYVFVLEDSATGTVAGICAIEVAVGLNDPWYNYRVGTLVHASKELNVYNALPTLFLSNDHTGSSELCTLFLDPEWRKEGNGYLLSKSRFMFMAAFRDRFNEKVVAEMRGVIDEHGYSPFWQSLGKRFFSMEFSRADFLCGTGQKAFIAELMPKHPIYTHFLSDEAQSVIGEVHPQTAPARAVLEKEGFRYRNYVDIFDGGPTLECDIDRVRAIRKSRLVEVVEGQPAPGEYPACLVANENYHNFRVMLVRADPHTQRLVLTAAQLDALKCHAGDHVRFVRLCAEEKTA; encoded by the coding sequence ATGATGGTGATCCGTCCCATTGAACGCGCCGATATCACGGCGTTGATGCAGTTGGCCAGTAAGACCGGCGGCGGGTTGACCTCGCTTCCGGCTAATGAAGCCACGCTGATGGCGCGCATTGAGCGTTCACTGCAAACCTGGCAGGGTGAGCTGCCCAAAAGTGAACAGGGCTACGTTTTTGTACTTGAGGACAGCGCCACCGGCACCGTTGCCGGGATCTGTGCAATTGAAGTGGCGGTCGGGCTCAACGATCCCTGGTACAACTATCGGGTCGGAACGCTAGTCCATGCCTCGAAAGAGCTGAACGTCTACAACGCGTTGCCGACGCTGTTTCTCAGTAATGATCACACTGGCAGCAGCGAGCTGTGCACTCTGTTTCTCGATCCGGAGTGGCGGAAAGAGGGCAACGGCTATTTGCTGTCAAAATCGCGCTTTATGTTTATGGCGGCCTTTCGCGATCGGTTTAATGAAAAAGTCGTGGCCGAAATGCGCGGCGTGATTGATGAACACGGTTACTCCCCATTCTGGCAGAGCCTCGGTAAACGCTTCTTTTCGATGGAGTTCAGCCGGGCGGATTTTCTCTGCGGCACCGGGCAGAAAGCATTTATCGCAGAACTGATGCCCAAGCATCCTATTTATACCCATTTCCTGTCGGATGAAGCGCAAAGCGTAATTGGCGAAGTGCATCCGCAAACGGCACCGGCTCGCGCGGTGCTGGAAAAAGAAGGCTTCCGCTATCGTAACTATGTCGATATTTTTGACGGCGGGCCAACGCTGGAGTGCGATATTGACCGGGTGCGGGCTATTCGTAAAAGCAGGCTGGTGGAGGTGGTTGAAGGCCAACCTGCGCCGGGCGAGTATCCGGCATGTCTGGTGGCAAATGAAAACTACCACAACTTCCGTGTCATGCTGGTACGCGCCGATCCGCATACCCAGCGTCTGGTGCTGACGGCGGCGCAGCTGGATGCTCTGAAGTGCCACGCGGGTGACCATGTCCGTTTCGTTCGTCTTTGTGCAGAGGAGAAAACAGCATGA
- the astD gene encoding succinylglutamate-semialdehyde dehydrogenase, with translation MTLWINGDWVTGLGERRVKTNPVSGDMLWQGNDADAAQVSQACRAARAAFPGWAKQPFAARQAVVEQFAALLESNKAELTAIIARETGKPRWEAATELTAMINKIAISVKAYHARTGEQHNELPDGAATLRHRPHGVLAVFGPYNFPGHLPNGHIVPALLAGNTVIFKPSELTPWTGEAVIKLWEQAGLPAGVLNLVQGGRETGQALSALEDLDGLLFTGSANTGYQLHRQLSGQPEKILALEMGGNNPLIIENPEDIDATVHLTIQSAFVTAGQRCTCARRLLVKKGALGDAFLARLVEVSQRLLPGNWDDEPQPFIGGLISEQAAQHVCDAWQRLEALGGRTMLAPRQVKDGTSLLAPGIIELTGVADVPDEEVFGPLLGVWRYDSFDEAIRLANNTRFGLSCGLVSPDRNQFDQLLLEARAGIVNWNKPLTGAASTAPFGGVGASGNHRASAWYAADYCAWPMASLESPVLTLPATLSPGLDFSREEKR, from the coding sequence ATGACATTATGGATAAACGGCGACTGGGTAACGGGTCTGGGCGAGCGTCGGGTGAAAACCAATCCGGTAAGCGGCGATATGCTGTGGCAAGGAAATGATGCCGATGCCGCACAGGTGTCGCAGGCGTGCCGAGCCGCACGCGCCGCATTTCCGGGCTGGGCAAAGCAACCTTTTGCCGCGCGTCAGGCGGTGGTGGAACAATTCGCGGCGTTGTTGGAGAGCAACAAAGCCGAGCTTACGGCAATTATCGCCCGGGAAACCGGCAAGCCACGTTGGGAAGCGGCTACCGAACTGACTGCGATGATCAATAAAATCGCCATTTCCGTGAAGGCCTACCACGCGCGCACCGGGGAACAACACAACGAACTACCGGATGGCGCGGCGACATTACGCCATCGTCCGCATGGCGTGTTAGCCGTTTTTGGCCCGTATAACTTCCCTGGTCATTTACCGAATGGACATATTGTTCCGGCGCTGCTGGCGGGTAATACGGTGATCTTTAAACCCAGCGAGCTGACGCCGTGGACCGGTGAGGCCGTCATTAAACTGTGGGAGCAGGCGGGACTCCCTGCGGGCGTGCTAAACCTGGTGCAAGGCGGGCGCGAAACCGGGCAGGCGCTGAGTGCGCTGGAAGACCTCGATGGTTTGCTGTTTACCGGCAGTGCAAATACGGGCTATCAGTTACATCGTCAGTTATCCGGGCAGCCGGAAAAAATCCTCGCACTGGAGATGGGGGGGAACAATCCGCTGATTATTGAGAACCCGGAAGATATCGATGCGACCGTCCATCTGACTATTCAGTCAGCGTTTGTTACCGCCGGACAGCGCTGCACCTGTGCCCGTCGTCTGCTGGTTAAAAAAGGCGCGTTGGGCGATGCGTTTCTGGCGCGTCTGGTGGAGGTCAGCCAGCGTTTACTTCCCGGTAACTGGGATGATGAGCCGCAGCCGTTTATCGGTGGGCTTATTTCCGAACAGGCCGCGCAGCATGTGTGTGATGCCTGGCAGCGCCTTGAGGCATTAGGTGGCCGTACGATGCTGGCGCCGCGACAGGTCAAAGACGGCACCTCCCTGCTGGCACCGGGCATTATTGAGCTGACCGGCGTGGCAGACGTGCCGGATGAAGAGGTCTTTGGCCCGCTGCTCGGCGTGTGGCGCTATGACAGCTTTGATGAGGCTATTCGCCTGGCGAACAACACTCGATTTGGCCTGTCGTGCGGGCTGGTCTCACCGGACCGTAATCAGTTTGACCAGTTGCTGCTGGAAGCGCGGGCAGGCATCGTCAACTGGAATAAACCTTTGACCGGGGCTGCGAGCACAGCGCCGTTCGGTGGGGTGGGCGCCTCAGGAAACCATCGCGCCAGCGCGTGGTATGCCGCAGATTACTGCGCCTGGCCGATGGCGAGCCTGGAGTCTCCGGTATTAACGTTGCCGGCGACGCTGAGCCCGGGTCTGGATTTTTCGCGTGAGGAAAAACGATGA